One window of Phalacrocorax carbo chromosome 1, bPhaCar2.1, whole genome shotgun sequence genomic DNA carries:
- the LOC135313292 gene encoding GPI-linked NAD(P)(+)--arginine ADP-ribosyltransferase 1-like codes for MDCGIVSGSWHRQDLDPVKELALDMAPTSFDDQYRGCSHMMEEELEEINCTNFANNSVYAEAWTQAATEQRSWQSCVPQMLVLWPEQAVACFTARHNQTICFGHFTSASLRNESTLPFGRDTFFSVETCYGIPIRDFSFFPEEEEVLIPPFERFEVTDVAHDGDRALIHLRSQDVLSTYNCELVKGWSIPGDHPHLWGLLLAATALAAAGAP; via the exons ATGG atTGTGGGATTGTCAGTGGATCGTGGCACCGCCAAGACCTCGACCCTGTCAAGGAGCTGGCGCTGGACATGGCCCCCACCTCCTTCGACGACCAGTACCGGGGCTGCAGCCACATgatggaggaggagctggaggagatcAACTGCACCAATTTTGCCAACAACAGTGTCTATGCTGAGGCCTGGACCCAGGCTGCCACCGAAcagaggagctggcagagctgcgTCCCCCAGATGCTGGTGCTGTGGCCAGAGCAGGCGGTTGCCTG CTTCACCGCCCGGCACAACCAGACCATCTGCTTCGGCCACTTCACCTCCGCCTCCCTCCGGAACGAGAGCACGCTCCCCTTTGGCCGGGACACCTTCTTCTCGGTTGAGACCTGCTACGGCATCCCCATCAGGGacttctccttcttccccgaggaggaggaggtccTCATCCCACCCTTCGAGCGCTTCGAGGTCACCGACGTCGCCCATGATGGGGACAGAGCCCTCATCCACCTCCGCTCCCAGGACGTGCTCAGCACCTACAACTGCGAGTTGGTGAAAG gctggagcatccctggggaccACCCGCACCTCTGGGGGCTCCTCCTGGCAGCCACGGCCCTGGCGGCCGCCGGGGCCCCCTGA
- the CHRNA10 gene encoding neuronal acetylcholine receptor subunit alpha-10, giving the protein MEPGARPLLALCLAGCLLAPGCRGSQGRFAYKLLHDLFANYSSALRPVEDTDWALNVTLQVTLSQIIDMDERNQVLTSYLWVRQAWLDAHLTWDKDAYDGIDSIRVPSSYVWRPDIILYNKWVVLSPPPRCSRSPGGLRLGLRGLHGVLPTSWLHEQGGPGVGDAGRGSPQLSDKGGAGGAGSSQVCLALTCQWGRATAGAAEGTEPPFWGSRPHSCPSSSADDRFGGSMETNVVLRSDGHIMWDSPAITKSSCKVDVSYFPFDGQRCRLTFGSWTYNGNQIDLRNQLDTGDLTDFVENVEWEVLGMPATRNVVTYGCCSEPYPDVTYTLLLRRRASFYIFNLLLPCIMVSFLAPLGFYLPADSGEKVSLGVTVLLALTVFQLLVAESMPPSESVPLIGKYYIATMTMITASTALTIFIMNVHHCGPGARPVPPWARRLILHHMARLCCVYEVGESCKSPQRAPGRRVGSGDAGVVGESLGEGEAGGEAGGCPRDRCLCHHNGLLRNVGYIAGCFRRHRAAQRWTGEWKKVAKVMDRFFMWVFFLMVFLMSMLVLGKAA; this is encoded by the exons ATGGAGCCGGGAGCTCGCCCGCTGCTCGCCCTCTGCCTCGCCGGCTGCCTCCTGGCCCCAG GCTGCCGGGGCTCGCAGGGCAGGTTCGCTTACAAGCTGCTCCACGACCTCTTTGCCAACTACTCCAGCGCCCTGCGCCCCGTGGAGGACACGGACTGGGCGCTCAACGTCACCCTCCAGGTCACCCTCTCCCAGATCATCGACATG GACGAGAGGAATCAGGTCCTCACCTCCTACCTGTGGGTCCGCCAGGCCTGGCTGGATGCCCACCTCACCTGGGACAAGGACGCCTACGACGGCATCGACAGCATCCGCGTCCCCAGCAGCTACGTCTGGCGGCCGGACATCATCCTCTACAACAAGTGGGTTGTGCTCAGCCCCCCGCCACGCTGCTCCCGGAGCCCGGGGGGGCTcaggctggggctgagggggctgcATGGGGTACTGCCAACCTCGTGGCTGCACGAGCAGGGCGGTCCTGGCGTGGGTGATGCAGGGAGAGGGTCACCCCAACTGAGTGACaaggggggtgcagggggggctggcagcagccaggtgTGCCTGGCATTGACCTGCCAGTGGGGACGTGCCACCGCAGGGGCAGCCGAGGGCACAGAGCCCCCTTTTTGGGGCAGCAGG ccccacagctgtcCCTCCTCCAGCGCCGACGACCGCTTCGGCGGCTCGATGGAGACCAACGTGGTGCTGCGCTCCGACGGGCACATCATGTGGGACTCGCCCGCCATCACCAAGAGCTCCTGCAAGGTGGACGTCTCCTACTTCCCCTTCGACGGGCAGCGGTGCCGCCTCACCTTTGGCTCCTGGACCTACAACGGGAACCAGATCGACCTCCGCAACCAGCTGGACACCGGGGACCTGACGGACTTCGTGGAGAACGTGGAGTGGGAGGTGCTGGGCATGCCGGCCACGAGGAATGTCGTAACCTATGGCTGCTGCTCCGAGCCCTACCCTGATGTCACCTACACCTTGCTCTTGCGCCGCCGCGCCTCCTTCTACATCTTCaacctgctcctgccctgcatCATGGTCTCCTTCCTGGCGCCCCTCGGCTTCTACCTGCCAGCCGACTCAGGGGAGAAGGTCTCGCTGGGGGTGACGGTGTTACTCGCCCTCACCGTCTTCCAGCTGCTGGTGGCGGAGAGCATGCCGCCCTCGGAGAGTGTCCCGCTCATCG GGAAGTACTACATTGCCACCATGACCATGATCACGGCCTCCACTGCGCTGACCATCTTCATCATGAACGTCCACCACTGCGGCCCGGGGGCCCGGCCGGTGCCCCCCTGGGCCAGGCGGCTCATCCTCCACCACATGGCCCGGCTCTGCTGCGTCTACGAGGTGGGCGAGAGCTGCAAGAGCCCCCAGCGGGCGCCGGGCAGGCGGGTGGGCAGTGGGGATGCTGGTGTGGTCGGGGAGAGccttggggaaggggaggcggGTGGCGAGGCGGGGGGCTGCCCACGGGACCGCTGCCTGTGCCACCACAACGGCCTGCTGAGGAACGTTGGCTACATCGCCGGCTGCTTCCGCCGCCACCGAGCCGCCCAGCGCTGGACCGGAGAGTGGAAGAAGGTGGCCAAGGTGATGGACCGCTTCTTTATGTGGGTCTTCTTCCTCATGGTTTTCCTCATGAGCATGCTGGTCCTGGGCAAAGCTGCCTAA